The Spirosoma oryzicola region AATTCAGTTTTATTTCTGCGGTACGTCACCCGACTACATCGACAACGATAATCTGTATAATAGCTTCCCGGCGTACAGCGAAACCTCGGTGAATGGCCGTGACGCGACCAATGCGATGAACCAGTACTACGTCAATGCGTTCGATCAAAGCGGCCTGGGCGGCTATGCGTATTTTCCGGGAAATAGCCTTCAGTCAACCCGTTCGTTTATCCTCAATGAGTCCGATGAGGTCGATCTCGCAAACCGACTGCTGCCCCACGAAATCGGGCACAACTTTAACCTGTACCACACGTTCGGCAATAGCGGTTCGGGCACCAATGAACTAGTGACCAGAGGTGCTGGCGCTAATTGTACAACAGCTGGCGATGAGCTTTGTGACACCCCCGCCGATCCGTACGGACTGCCTGGTGCAACGACGGTTTATATCAATGGCTGTCAAACCTATAACGGAACGGTTACCGATTCGCAGGGAAATCGATACGCGCCTTCCATCACCAACATTATGTCGTACTATTTTCCGTGTACGCACGATTTTACGGAAGGGCAATACAACCGAATGCAGGCCGGTCTGGCACTGCGACAAACACACACCGCCTACTCACTGGGTTGTCCGGCTACAGCCGTAACGGCACCTAGCAATGTGGTTGCCGCGATAAGCAATGGTAACGTACTGCTGTCATGGCAGGATAACGGAACCAACGAGATGGGTTACTTCATCGAGCGTTCGACCAGTTCCAATACCGGCTTTGTACCCATCGGCGGAGTAGGACCTAACACATCCAGCTATACCGATACCAAGACAGCGCCTGTAACCACGTACTATTATCGGATACGTCCGTCAAACAGTACTACGCAAGGACTTAGCTCAGTAGCTAGTGTTACAACATTGGCTTGTCGCCCAACCTACAGCGCGTATGCCTGCTCAGAGAACGACGGATTAGATGGCTTTTCCCTTAATGGCGCTACGCTCAGTCAGAATTCAGGTTGCTCAGCGGGAGGGTATAGTCTAGTGAATGCATCGTCGGCTCTTGTCCAACCCGGCCAGTCGATTCCTTTTACGGCGACTTTATTACCTTCACAATACAGCCAGGGGGTGTCTATATGGGCTGATCTCAACCGGAATGGCTATTTTGAAACCGACCGGAACGAATTGCTCTACCAAACACCTAACACCGTTACGGGCCAGTTCTCGGGAAATTTGGCTTTACCGAACACGTTGACAGCGGGTACGTTGATGATCCGTGTCGTTGTCACCTATAACGGGATTCCAACCGATGCATGCGGCATCTATTCGTATGGCGAAACGGAAGATTACCAGATCACCGTTGCCGGCCAGTCGCAGGCTGATCTTAAACTAAGCATGAAGTCCAGCGCCCGCATACCAGCGCTGAATCAGCCCGTCAGCTTTTCGGTAACGATTCAAAACAACGGGCCATCCAACGCAACGGGTGTTAGCTGGCAAAACAACTTACCGCCTAACCTTACCTTTGTTAGCGGGGGAGCGGGCGTATCAGGTTCGGGTAGCGCCGTTGGCGGAAGCGGTATAAGCCTGAACAGCGGTGCGTCGGCTACGTACGTTTACCAACTCAGACCGACTCAGGCAGGCGCTTACGTAAATGCCGCTCAGATTTTGACCAGCGATCAACCCGACCCGACCTCCCAGCCAGGCTCTGGTACCGGCGATGGACAGGACGACGCAGCAAATACTGACTTCCGAACGTCAACCAGTAGTTCATCCATCTACGTATCGCCTAATCCTAACCAGACACCCCTACCCGCGCCCCAGTCCAATCAACCCGCGCCCGTAGCGAACAAAGCCGATCTGTCGATGAGTATGCAAGTCAGTAACCGAGCCCTTCGCGTTTCTCAGCCCGTAACATTCACACTGACGGTAGCGAACGCGGGCGGACTGACAGCCACCAACATCGTCGTGCGGGACACGTTACGCAATCTTACCCTGACCAGTACCCCGGCGGGTATGAACGTGGTGGCTATCGGAAACGGCTACTCGATTGTCGAAGGAACCATTAGCTCGCTGGCGGCAGGTGCAACCGCTCAGTTTGTATTGACCGCCCAGCCTACTCAAGTCGGAAACCTGATGAATGCGGCTCAGATCTGGTCAGCTGGTACGCCCGACCCCGATTCGACACCGGGCTCCGTTACGCCTAATGCGAATAACCTGAACGGCGAAGACGACGTAGCTTGGCTCGACTTACGAGTAAGCCCATGATGCCTCACTTACCGAACGGCCATTGCTGACGTACGCCAGCTGATACAAGGAAGGCGACGATACCCAGGCCAATGACGGTTAGGCCAGAAAGCATGAACGTCAGTCCGGTCGAAAAGAAGATGAACAGCCACACGGTAATCGCTAACAGCACGGGTAGCGGGTATAGCGGCATTCGGAAAGGAAATTCACGGATGGCTCGTCGGCGGTGAAGCAACAGCAAGCCAACGGCCTGCCCGACAAATTGCACAACGATCCGCATCGCTAAAATAGCCGTAATCACATCGCCCAGCCGGAATAGTAAGCTAAACACAAAGCCGACACCCCCTAAGAACAACAGCGAGATATACGGAAACTGGCGCGTCGGGTGCAACCGCGCGAAAATCGGAAAGAATTGCCCATCGGCGGCAGCTGCGTACGGCACCCGCGAATAGCCCAGCAAGACGGCAAACAACGAAGAAAAAGCAACCAGCAAAACCAGAACGGTTGCCAGCTTAGCAGCAGCCGGACCGTAAAGCGTTTCGACAAACGTGCTGACGATAAAGTCACTGTTTTGAGCCTCCTGCCAGGGCACGACACTCACCACGCTCAGGTTCATCAACAAATAAAGTCCCGCGATACCCGCAATAGAGATAAACATACTGGCGGGAATGTTGCGCGTTGGTTTTTGAATCTCTCCGCCAAGGTGACAAACATTGTAGTAACCCAGGTAACAGTAGATCGTTTTGACCGATGCTTGCCCAAGACCAGCGGCTATTAATCCACCACTCACCGATCCCATCGAACTTAATGTCTCCGTCAGCGGAATGCGGGCGTTGCTTAAACCGCCAACAATAATCCAGCCCAGCGTCAACAACACCGCCCCCCACATAACCAGCCCGATTTTACCAATCGAGTCAATTTTTCGGTATAACAGGATGATAATGACCAGCACAACTCCGCCCGATACCGCTTTACGCTGCCATTCGTCCAGCGGTATCAGGTACGACATGTACTGCGAAAAACCGATAGCGCCCGAAGCCATCACCAGCGGAGCCTGGATCATGGTCTGCCAGACGTACAGAAAAGCCAGCAGACGCCCCCAACGCTGTTCTCCGTACGAGATTTTCAGAAAATTATAGCTTCCGCCTGCCTTGGGAAAGGCAGCTCCCAGTTCAGCCCAGACAAATGCATCAACGACCGAAACGAGCGCACCTAGCACCCACGCCCACATAAACTGCGGTCCGCCGAGGGTTTTTATGACCAATGGCAACACAACGAATGGTCCGATACCGACCATATCGATCATGTTTAGCGCTGTGCCCTGAAGCAACGTAAGCCGCCGTGGTAATGCGGAGTCAGTATCCAGTCTGGACGGATTAGACGGCTCTGAGGAGCTGGAAGATGTAGAATCAATCAATAGCGTAAAAGGAAAATCAGAGTGACCTACCAAATGATCAGGCAACGGTCATTTTACGCGTAAAAGTTCGATTCTGCTTTTCATTTTGACGGCTTAGTCAATAACCCGCTGGAAATACGAAGGCCCGTCGATTTGTTGCAAACGAAAAACGTCGTCACAAGACAGCTCGTAACGACGTTTTTCTTAAAGCTACAGGTCTGCTTAGTTCATCAGTTGATCGAAGGACAAACTGACGTAGTACATCGATCCCACGCTGGGGTTACCCCAGGACTGCGTATAAAGTTTACCCAGCAAGTTGGTACCACCGACTTTTAGAATGGATTTAACTCCCGGTATTTTTTTGCTGATCTGCGCATCCAGCGTGCTATAGGCGAGAATAATGGTCTGCTGACGAGCCGTAGCCTCTGCATTAGCAAAGCTAGCTTCCCACAAAAAGGAATCCTGAGCCCGCCAAACGACGTTGAAGCCAAAACCGCTACCAGCAACATTCCGATTGCCAACCGATAGGTTGTACCGATATTTAGGCGTGTTGAACTGCGTCACGAAACCCGCTGGCAGCTTATCCCGGTCAATCAAGTAGTTCGACGCTACGTTAGCACCAACCGTATAGTTACCGGGTAACAGGTAATCCAGACCAATCGCCCAGCCTGCATTTTTTAACTGAGTGCTTGAGTTGACCGGGTAGAAATAAACGTTACGCGTTGACGCACTGATGAGTTGCAAGGCCGTGGCCGGATTGGTGAGCGAAACGGGCTGCACACCCTGTACGACCGTTTGCGTACCCAACAAGTTCAGGAACCGGTTATAGTAATAATAGGCGTCGATAAACAACTTATTTCCGAGCAGTCCCTTATAGCCGACTTCGTAGGTTTCTACGCGTTCGGGATCGTAGCCCGGATCAGCGGCTGGTCTCAATAAGGCAAGGGCTTGTGGCAAAGCAGCGGCTCCACCCGTCTGCAAGGCGGCTCCAAAAGCTTGTACTGACTGAAGCGTATACACCGGACTGCCGCTGAAATTATACCGTTGCTTGAACAAAGGCAAACCACCGATCAAGTGAGCCGAAGGTGTGTTCAGATCGATATACTGGTCCTGCGTTGTTGGAATACGGAAACCGCGTTGGAACGACGCCCGAACGTTGTGCACCTTCGCTAAGGTCAGTACCGCCGATAGACGGGGGCTTATCTGCGCTTTGAAGTTCTGGTTTTTGTCGTAACGCAGGGAACCGGTTAGCTTCAATACATCAGCCAACGTTTTCGACGCCTGCGCGTAAGCACCGTATTCATCAATCGTAAATTCTTTGCCATTTTCGTCACGAGCAAATAAGGTACCTTCCGAATTCAAGGCATACCGCCGAACATTACCGCCAACGATCAGTTCGACCAGTTTTGGATCAATTACCTTGTTGAAGTTGTACATGGCCTCACCGTGGTAAAGATTGGTTTTGTCGAGAAAGCGCGCGCCCACGCCCTGCGCATCCCCCGGAATCGGTTTTCCAGATACGGCATCAAACGCCTGTTGGAAGCCAGCGGTACCCGGCATCAACCGACCTTGATCAGCCGTGCCGCGCGCGACGTTCAACCAGTTCGTTTGTTGACTGGCTGCGTAGCCCTGCGCTGTGGCTACGGCAGCGGCCTGATTCTGCCCACTGCTAAGAGCCTGTAAAAGCGCTCCGGCGTATCCCTGAAACGCGGTTTGCGTGTACGTTCCGAAGAACGTCGGAAACCATTTGGCGGCACTACCGCTCCAGTACTCGTTGATTCCCTGACCCAGTATCCCCGTTGCGTACGCGTCGCCCGAACGCTCCTGCGTCGTATACGCTCGTACAAAGAAATTAGACCCTTTCAGTTCGAGTTTATATTGACCAAGTTTGAATCCTTTGATGTAATACCGGTCAGCTCCTGTGTACACCGTCGTACCCGTACCCCAGTTGGCCTGTACAATTGCTTCGACATTTTCGTTTAGCCGGTAGTGCAATGCGCCATTCAGTTTGAGGTTATTGACATTGTAGTCGACAAGCTCGTTTTCCAAATAACCCGTCCGCGAAATGTTCAGGTTGGGAATAATCGCATTGAAAAGCTGCTGTGGGGTCAACCCGGTCAGCTGCGGTAACGTTTGATTACCCGCCTGTGGAATCTGGGTGGTCGCAATCAATCCCAGTACCTGCGATGAGCCGTTGGCGCCCGTTCCGGGTTGTCCATTAGCGAACAAGTTCGAATACAGGTTAGCACTCGCATCACCGTAAATATTGATACCATCATAGCCTGGGTTATTCGCCCGATTGCCGGTTTGCAGATTATAATTATTCGAGAAGCTTTGATCACGGTAGTCGGTAGCCTGCCAGTCTTTAGCCGACAGATAAGAAACCCCGACCTTAAACGCCAATCGGTTATTGAACGCCTTCGCGTAGCGGAAAGCGGCATCGTAAAAAGGCGTCGTTGCGGTCGAATGATTGCTGGCATTCATCACACCCCCTTTAACATACGCACTGAGTCCCTGATACTGAAACGGATTTTTAGAAGTCATCAAGAGCAAACCGTTAACGGCGTTTGGACCGTAAAGGGCTGATGCCGCACCGGGCAGTAACTCAACGCTTTCCAGATCCAGTTCTGACACCCCGGCGATATTACCCACCGAGAAGTTCAAGCCTGGTGCCTGATTGTCCATCCCATCGAGCATTTGCACGACACGGGTATTGCCGTTCGCACCGAAGCCGCGCACGTTGACCGATTTGAAGGTCAGACTTTGCGTAGCCATATCGACCCCCTTGATGTTTTGTAGCGCATCGTAAAACGAAGCCGACGGCGTGGCTTGAAACGATCGAATATCCAGCCGCTCGACCGATACCGGCGATTTAAGTACGCTTTCCTCGACCCGCGATGCCGACACAACTACTTCCTGGCCGATCGTGACCTGCTCTTTCAGACTTACGGTTATGTCCGAGCGGCTGCCGGTGATGACCAATTCCTGCGCCTGAAAACCTACGGCTGAAACAGCGATTGTGAAGGGCGTAGGCGTGTTGGTTGTTAACGAGAAGTTTCCTTTCTGGTCGGTTATTGTGCCGATTACCTTACCCTTAACGGCAATGCTGATACCGGCTAGTGGCTCTTTTGTCTCTGCTGCGGTTACCGTCCCCGCAATGCGCGTTTGGGCCATAGCCGCTGTGGTCAGCAGACACAAAAAGAACACATGAATTAGTGAATACGTAGTGGATTTATGCATAGATAGTCAATAAAAAAAGGTTGTTTATAGACGCTTTCTCTTCTCCTCTAAACATACGGATAACTCTTCTCTCCGTACAAAAAAATCTTGTTATTAAATAAATTATTTTCAGAAAATAGCCTTGTTACCTATGCGCTAAAACCCGAGAAACATCCCTGTCACTGGCAGCTTTAGCTTGTTCGCGTTAAGGTTTCGGAAAACGAACTAGTAAATCTAAATACCAGCTACCTTTAGTAATAAGCGTTCCATTTTTCAACCGAACTTCTTACTCCAATGACGAACGAATCGAACCGACGCGATTTCCTTAAAACGTCCGGGCTATTGACAGGCAGTGCGCTACTGGGCGGTTTGCCATTTGGTGCACAAGCCGAGATGGCTGGCTATGGCTACCATACTTCGGCAAACGACACCATAAAAGTAGCGTTGATCGGCTGTGGCGGACGGGGCACCGGGGCCGCTCAGCAAGCCTTAAGCACGAAGCAAAACGTTAAAATTGTGGCACTAGCCGACGCCTTCCGCGACCGGGTGGACGATGCCTATAAAGCGCTGACCGAGCGCGGAGCCAAAGCCGCCGACGGAACGCCTAAAGTAGACATACCAGAGGACCGTAAATTTGTCGGATTCGACGCTTACAAGCAAGCCATCCCGTTAGCCGATGTCGTTATTCTGGCTACGCCACCGGGCTTTCGGCCAAGTCATTTTGAAGAAGCCGTTCGTCAGGGTAAGCACGTGTTTATGGAAAAACCGGTGGCTACCGATGCACCGGGCATCCGGCGAGTACTGGCTGCTGCGGAAGAAGCGAAACGGAAAAAACTGAACGTAGTCGTTGGACTCCAACGGCGTTACCAGCCTAGCTACCGCGAGATGATCAAGCGGATTCACGACGGCGCACTCGGCGACATTGTGGGTGGACAGGTTTACTGGATCAGCGGTGGGGTCTGGCACAAGCCACGTAAGCCCAACCAAACCGAAATGGAGTATCAGATGCGCAACTGGTACTACTTCAACTGGCTGTGCGGTGATCATATCAACGAGCAGCACGTCCACAACATCGACGTAGCCAACTGGGTCAAAAACAGTTATCCCGTGTCTTGTCAGGGAACGGGCGGACGTCAGGTTCGGACAAGCAAAGAAGATGGCGAAATCTTTGACCATCATATTGTCGACTTTGTTTACGCCGATGGTACAACCATCAATAGCCAATGCCGACACTACGAAGGCACCTTTAGCCGGGTAGACGAAATGTTCCTGGGCACCAAAGGTAAAGTTGAAGGGATGGAGAAAAGAACCAGCGTCTTGATGGGTTATAACGGTCAGCCTATCCATACGTATGACGCCAAAGCGGATGGCAATCCGTACCAGATTGAACATGACGAGCTGTTTGCTGCCATTGCCAAGGGCGACTACAAATTTGCCGACGCCGAACGGGTAGCGAAAAGTACCATGACGGCCATTATGGGCCGAATGGCGACTTATTCCGGTAAAGTGGTGAAGTGGGACGAAGCGTTAAATTCCCAGATTGACCTCTTTCCAACTACCCTCGCCTGGGACGCTATGCCTAAGAGCCTGCCAGACAAAGACGGTTTCTACCCAATAGCCGTACCTGGTAAAACGATAGCCGTTTAACTAACTCCATTGTTAATCAATCGCTGGTCTGACTTGCCGGACTAGCGATTGATCAACCGTAAATAGCCAGACTGTTTAAAAGCGGCCTGACTGTTCTTCCAAGACTTCACTCCGTTCGGTCAGGTAACTATGATTACGCTAAAAAAGCGCATCGTCACAATTCTCATGGTCGTTATCTGGGGAATCACGGCCATCCTGCTGTTTAACACAACGCATTCGAAAGGCATCTTTTCCATTCTATTCAGCGGCATTTTTATCAATGTCTTGCTGGCTGTCTATTACAGTTGCCTTGGACAACGCATCGTTAGTTTACGCGACTGGTTAAGTCGATAAGCCATTGGCCTCTAAACGCTGATCTTCAACGGCCATAACCAATACCAGGCCAGCCATTTCACGCGCTGACCAGGGTGAAGGCTGTTAGCAGAGGGCCAATTGTGCCAAAATAATGGTTATAGCTGTAGGATAACCGATTTAACAGCTATGTTCAACTCCTTCTTCCTGGCACTGGCCCTAAACAGCTTCGGCATGCTCCTACCGGTTCAACAGCAGTCAACGCCCGCTCACGCCGTAAGTCCCAAATACATGTCTACGCCAACCGGCTATGTAATGGTCCTACGACAAGGCGACAACGTTCTTTACGAACTGGAGCAGTTAGCGGTGAACGAAAAGATTCCCAGCGCCAGCTTCAGCGGCTTTGGCTTTGTTCACCCAACCTTCGGATTTTGGAACGCCGAGAAAAAAGACTACGATCCCAAATCCATGCGAGACACAGAAATGGCCAGCATGACCGGTAGCATTGCCTGGAAGGACGACAAGCCCGCCTTGCATGTACATGGCGTCGTTACGGATAAAAACTTCAACGCTTTTGGTGGTCATATCCTGGCGCTTGAAGTTGGCACTGGGTCGGTAGAAATTACAATCACCGTTCACAAAAAACGGCTGGAACGTGAGGTCGATCAGACGACCGGCGCGGCTGTACTGCGCTTGTAGAAAGTAAGTCCTGTCGTTTGTGCTAGGGAAGAATTCTCTTGAAACCAGCCGATTTCCATGCGTGCCGTTTGCCGGTTTTGTTTTCGAGAAAGAGTAGCTCGGCTCCCGGAAAGCGCTTGAGCAACCGCCGACTTTTCCGTAAGCCAGCCACGCTGAATACTTTCGTCAGTGCATCGGCATGATAGCCATCCGGAGCGAGTACGGTAGCTTGCACGAAGTGGTGCAGCCCTAACCCGGAGCGTGGGTTCATGATGTGCGAGTAACGTCGGCCTTTGTGTTCCAGAAAGCGGTATGTGTCACCCGATGTCGTTATAGCCGCATTTTTCAGTAAAACAGTAGCCGTATCTGAACTGCCTGCTTTGCCAGAACCGAGGCTTACCCGCCATCCCGCCGGATGGTCGGGCGGTGCATCGCTTACAAGGATGTCTCCTCCAATGTCGAGTAGAGCCGAGCGGATTCCGAATTGATGCAGTACCGTGAGCGCTTCGTCAATGGCAAATCCCTGCCCAATGCCGCCAACATCCAGCCGCATCCCCGACCGCCGAAGTTTTACGGTTTGATTGGTCCGATCCAGTTTCATCAGCCGATACCCAACGGCCCGTCTGGCCTTGCGTCGCTGGCTAGCCGTAGGAAATTCCTTGCGCCGGACGGCTCTCCGCCATAACAACGACAACGGCCCAACCGTCGGATCGTAACGTCCGTGCGAAAGCTGGGCTATGGATTGCGCTTTCTGCAAGACATGAAATAAATCGGCGGACACCGTTATCCACTTACCCGAACCGCTGGTTGCCGACAACCGGTTTATTTCTGAACCGTCCAGATAATCGCTCATGATCGCATTCAACGTATCCATTCGGACCGAAACAGCCCGATTGGCCTGATAAGCAACTACGCTATCCGGTGTGTAAAAAATGACGTTGAATTCCGTGCCCATCAGGCCCTGAGTAAACGAGAACCGCTGTAGCCGGGTCTGAGCATTCCCTGACAGAGGTAGCAACAACCAAGCGCCCAGCGAAAACAGCCGCCAATGTGCCTTTGTATTAAAGAGAAAAGAGCGCTTATGCTGTACTTTTACGAACTGAACAAAGCTGTTTACCTGAAATTGAGTTTTAGGTAAACAGCTTATCCCTTGTCTTATGGTCACGATCAAAAACAAATTCGTTTTACTGGCCGCTGGTTTCTGGCTAACTGGTATAGTGCTGCTATTGGCTGGTGCCTGGGCCAGACGTACGCATTCCGATACCGCCGACACCTTGCTCAGTTTGGGCATCATCGGGCAGGCTATTGGCTTCGGCTTCCTGGGTTTCGTTATTATGCAGGCCGTTCTAAACAAAAGTAAGCGATAAACGGGCTACAGCCGTGCCGCTTTGTCACGCAGATACATGTCGGCCAGCACCAGCGCAGCCATTGCTTCTACGATGGGCACAGCGCGGGGTACTACGCATGGGTCGTGCCGCCCTTTTCCAGAAACCGTTACCGACTGACCATGCACGTCCACGCTTTCCTGGTCCTGCATGATGGTAGCTACGGGTTTAAACGCCGTCCGGAAATAGATAGCCTCTCCGTTGCTGATTCCTCCCTGAATACCACCCGACAGATTCGTTTTTGTCCGAACACGTCCCTGCTCATCGGTGTAAAATTCGTCGTTGTGCTGGGAGCCGTACAGTTCAACTCCGGCAAAGCCGCTTCCGTATTCAAACCCTTTGACGGCATTGATACTAAGCATCGCTTTGCCTAGTTCGGCGTGCAGTTTATCGAAAACGGGTTCGCCCCAGCCAACCGGAACCCCCGTAACGACGCAGTCAACCACGCCACCAATTGAATCGCCCTGCTTACGCGTCTCGTCGATGTATTGAAACATGCGTTCTGCCGTTTCAGGATCGGGGCAACGAACCGGGTTTTCTTCCGCCAACGCCAGCGTTAATTCCGAGTAGGGCTTATCGAGTTTGAGCGCCCCAACCTGCGACACGTAAGCCTGAACCTGAACACCCAGTTCCTTTAGTAGCAGTTTTGCGATGGCACCGGCAGCCACCCGCGCGGCTGTTTCGCGCGCTGAAGACCGACCACCGCCCCGGTAATCGCGGGAACCGTACTTCGTCTGATAGGTATAATCGGCGTGAGAAGGCCGGAACTGCTCGGCTATGTGTCCATAGTCTTTACTCCGCTGATCGGTATTGCGAATAAGCAGTGCGATTGGTGTCCCCTGCGTTTTTCCCTCAAACACACCCGACAGCACGTCAAACTCATCGGCTTCCCGCCGTTGGGTAGTGATTCTGGACTGTCCCGGTTTACGACGGTCTAATTCATGCTGAATGAAATCCGTATCAAAAGACAGCCCGGCTGGACAGCCATCGATAACAACGCCAATGCCGGGACCGTGTGATTCGCCGAAGGTAGAAATTTTGAATAGTGTTCCGTACGTACTGCTCATGCTTGCTTATGGAGACTAGTCGTGGGCGTTTAAACAGATCGTCAACGACCAGTTATTGATCCATTCGTTTATTTCTTAAAGAATACAAAGATGACTCCTAATAACATTATTACAATCAACACATTGGCAATTGACCGGATTAAAGCCGGAACACTCATCGATTGCT contains the following coding sequences:
- a CDS encoding GEVED domain-containing protein — translated: MHFSVAQRAPLVLPPLCATPDLTEAQRHELSREAAFALSVKQASGEALTGIVYVPIRPHIFRSSNGTGGMTMTKLNNIIAITNSYYLLNGSGIQFYFCGTSPDYIDNDNLYNSFPAYSETSVNGRDATNAMNQYYVNAFDQSGLGGYAYFPGNSLQSTRSFILNESDEVDLANRLLPHEIGHNFNLYHTFGNSGSGTNELVTRGAGANCTTAGDELCDTPADPYGLPGATTVYINGCQTYNGTVTDSQGNRYAPSITNIMSYYFPCTHDFTEGQYNRMQAGLALRQTHTAYSLGCPATAVTAPSNVVAAISNGNVLLSWQDNGTNEMGYFIERSTSSNTGFVPIGGVGPNTSSYTDTKTAPVTTYYYRIRPSNSTTQGLSSVASVTTLACRPTYSAYACSENDGLDGFSLNGATLSQNSGCSAGGYSLVNASSALVQPGQSIPFTATLLPSQYSQGVSIWADLNRNGYFETDRNELLYQTPNTVTGQFSGNLALPNTLTAGTLMIRVVVTYNGIPTDACGIYSYGETEDYQITVAGQSQADLKLSMKSSARIPALNQPVSFSVTIQNNGPSNATGVSWQNNLPPNLTFVSGGAGVSGSGSAVGGSGISLNSGASATYVYQLRPTQAGAYVNAAQILTSDQPDPTSQPGSGTGDGQDDAANTDFRTSTSSSSIYVSPNPNQTPLPAPQSNQPAPVANKADLSMSMQVSNRALRVSQPVTFTLTVANAGGLTATNIVVRDTLRNLTLTSTPAGMNVVAIGNGYSIVEGTISSLAAGATAQFVLTAQPTQVGNLMNAAQIWSAGTPDPDSTPGSVTPNANNLNGEDDVAWLDLRVSP
- a CDS encoding APC family permease, translated to MIDMVGIGPFVVLPLVIKTLGGPQFMWAWVLGALVSVVDAFVWAELGAAFPKAGGSYNFLKISYGEQRWGRLLAFLYVWQTMIQAPLVMASGAIGFSQYMSYLIPLDEWQRKAVSGGVVLVIIILLYRKIDSIGKIGLVMWGAVLLTLGWIIVGGLSNARIPLTETLSSMGSVSGGLIAAGLGQASVKTIYCYLGYYNVCHLGGEIQKPTRNIPASMFISIAGIAGLYLLMNLSVVSVVPWQEAQNSDFIVSTFVETLYGPAAAKLATVLVLLVAFSSLFAVLLGYSRVPYAAAADGQFFPIFARLHPTRQFPYISLLFLGGVGFVFSLLFRLGDVITAILAMRIVVQFVGQAVGLLLLHRRRAIREFPFRMPLYPLPVLLAITVWLFIFFSTGLTFMLSGLTVIGLGIVAFLVSAGVRQQWPFGK
- a CDS encoding TonB-dependent receptor, producing MHKSTTYSLIHVFFLCLLTTAAMAQTRIAGTVTAAETKEPLAGISIAVKGKVIGTITDQKGNFSLTTNTPTPFTIAVSAVGFQAQELVITGSRSDITVSLKEQVTIGQEVVVSASRVEESVLKSPVSVERLDIRSFQATPSASFYDALQNIKGVDMATQSLTFKSVNVRGFGANGNTRVVQMLDGMDNQAPGLNFSVGNIAGVSELDLESVELLPGAASALYGPNAVNGLLLMTSKNPFQYQGLSAYVKGGVMNASNHSTATTPFYDAAFRYAKAFNNRLAFKVGVSYLSAKDWQATDYRDQSFSNNYNLQTGNRANNPGYDGINIYGDASANLYSNLFANGQPGTGANGSSQVLGLIATTQIPQAGNQTLPQLTGLTPQQLFNAIIPNLNISRTGYLENELVDYNVNNLKLNGALHYRLNENVEAIVQANWGTGTTVYTGADRYYIKGFKLGQYKLELKGSNFFVRAYTTQERSGDAYATGILGQGINEYWSGSAAKWFPTFFGTYTQTAFQGYAGALLQALSSGQNQAAAVATAQGYAASQQTNWLNVARGTADQGRLMPGTAGFQQAFDAVSGKPIPGDAQGVGARFLDKTNLYHGEAMYNFNKVIDPKLVELIVGGNVRRYALNSEGTLFARDENGKEFTIDEYGAYAQASKTLADVLKLTGSLRYDKNQNFKAQISPRLSAVLTLAKVHNVRASFQRGFRIPTTQDQYIDLNTPSAHLIGGLPLFKQRYNFSGSPVYTLQSVQAFGAALQTGGAAALPQALALLRPAADPGYDPERVETYEVGYKGLLGNKLFIDAYYYYNRFLNLLGTQTVVQGVQPVSLTNPATALQLISASTRNVYFYPVNSSTQLKNAGWAIGLDYLLPGNYTVGANVASNYLIDRDKLPAGFVTQFNTPKYRYNLSVGNRNVAGSGFGFNVVWRAQDSFLWEASFANAEATARQQTIILAYSTLDAQISKKIPGVKSILKVGGTNLLGKLYTQSWGNPSVGSMYYVSLSFDQLMN
- a CDS encoding Gfo/Idh/MocA family oxidoreductase, translated to MTNESNRRDFLKTSGLLTGSALLGGLPFGAQAEMAGYGYHTSANDTIKVALIGCGGRGTGAAQQALSTKQNVKIVALADAFRDRVDDAYKALTERGAKAADGTPKVDIPEDRKFVGFDAYKQAIPLADVVILATPPGFRPSHFEEAVRQGKHVFMEKPVATDAPGIRRVLAAAEEAKRKKLNVVVGLQRRYQPSYREMIKRIHDGALGDIVGGQVYWISGGVWHKPRKPNQTEMEYQMRNWYYFNWLCGDHINEQHVHNIDVANWVKNSYPVSCQGTGGRQVRTSKEDGEIFDHHIVDFVYADGTTINSQCRHYEGTFSRVDEMFLGTKGKVEGMEKRTSVLMGYNGQPIHTYDAKADGNPYQIEHDELFAAIAKGDYKFADAERVAKSTMTAIMGRMATYSGKVVKWDEALNSQIDLFPTTLAWDAMPKSLPDKDGFYPIAVPGKTIAV
- a CDS encoding PPC domain-containing DNA-binding protein, with the protein product MFNSFFLALALNSFGMLLPVQQQSTPAHAVSPKYMSTPTGYVMVLRQGDNVLYELEQLAVNEKIPSASFSGFGFVHPTFGFWNAEKKDYDPKSMRDTEMASMTGSIAWKDDKPALHVHGVVTDKNFNAFGGHILALEVGTGSVEITITVHKKRLEREVDQTTGAAVLRL
- a CDS encoding FAD:protein FMN transferase, with the protein product MTIRQGISCLPKTQFQVNSFVQFVKVQHKRSFLFNTKAHWRLFSLGAWLLLPLSGNAQTRLQRFSFTQGLMGTEFNVIFYTPDSVVAYQANRAVSVRMDTLNAIMSDYLDGSEINRLSATSGSGKWITVSADLFHVLQKAQSIAQLSHGRYDPTVGPLSLLWRRAVRRKEFPTASQRRKARRAVGYRLMKLDRTNQTVKLRRSGMRLDVGGIGQGFAIDEALTVLHQFGIRSALLDIGGDILVSDAPPDHPAGWRVSLGSGKAGSSDTATVLLKNAAITTSGDTYRFLEHKGRRYSHIMNPRSGLGLHHFVQATVLAPDGYHADALTKVFSVAGLRKSRRLLKRFPGAELLFLENKTGKRHAWKSAGFKRILP
- the aroC gene encoding chorismate synthase, which gives rise to MSSTYGTLFKISTFGESHGPGIGVVIDGCPAGLSFDTDFIQHELDRRKPGQSRITTQRREADEFDVLSGVFEGKTQGTPIALLIRNTDQRSKDYGHIAEQFRPSHADYTYQTKYGSRDYRGGGRSSARETAARVAAGAIAKLLLKELGVQVQAYVSQVGALKLDKPYSELTLALAEENPVRCPDPETAERMFQYIDETRKQGDSIGGVVDCVVTGVPVGWGEPVFDKLHAELGKAMLSINAVKGFEYGSGFAGVELYGSQHNDEFYTDEQGRVRTKTNLSGGIQGGISNGEAIYFRTAFKPVATIMQDQESVDVHGQSVTVSGKGRHDPCVVPRAVPIVEAMAALVLADMYLRDKAARL